In Marasmius oreades isolate 03SP1 chromosome 1, whole genome shotgun sequence, one DNA window encodes the following:
- a CDS encoding uncharacterized protein (BUSCO:EOG09264W7W), translating into MGLLEFPLLFSLHLIYSLIIVARSIRRLIFRRQPLTLRASRRLTPKHLSILFVPDAEIDIRTTEQCILESLENVIEWCQELGIDTLSVYDHEDIVYNNKSLIQEYFGTDRELGEKDYKLIDMVYPITPPASRPLSPKLDFRSSVIKLRVPNKQSKIDLLSLPSESKRSSSLTLYILSRASSKSNVASIANSIAWQESMRSKLSHTSHRPFTLSVPELELMIEGSNGFPPVDFMIVHPLNPSNYSRSPLELHGFPPWQMRLAEIYHDRSRRYYRSRLMWLLPRHIKSSLLASAITVEEFRSALDHFSGVEMRLGK; encoded by the exons ATGGGACTTCTGGAATTCCCCCTCCTTTTTTCCCTGCATCTAATTTATTCCCTAATCATCGTTGCTCGGTCGATACGGAGGTTAATATTCAGGCGTCAGCCATTGACATTGCGCGCGTCTCGCAGATTGACCCCGAAACATCTTTCCATTCTGTTCGTGCCAGATGCAGAAATCGATATTCGCACCACGGAACAGTGTATTTTGGAGAGCCTGGAGAATGTGATTGAATGGTGTCAAGAATTGGGCATTGACACCCTGTCTGTATACGACCATGAAG ATATCGTCTACAATAACAAGAGCTTAATTCAGGAATACTTTGGAACGGACCGCGAGCTGGGCGAAAAGGATTACAAATTAATAGACATGGTGTACCCGATTACCCCGCCTGCGTCTCGACCTTTGTCCCCCAAGTTGGATTTTCGTTCCTCGGTCATCAAACTACGAGTTCCAAACAAGCAATCCAAGATTGATTTATTATCTCTTCCTTCTG AATCGAAGAGGTCGTCTTCACTTACACTGTACATTCTTTCGCGAGCGTCTTCGAAATCCAACGTTGCCTCTATAGCCAACTCTATAGCTTGGCAAGAGTCTATGCGATCTAAATTGAGCCACACAAGCCACAGGCCCTTTACGCTTTCGGTCCCAGAATTGGAGTTGATGATAGAAG GAAGCAATGGTTTCCCTCCCGTCGACTTCATGATTGTTCATCCTCTCAATCCTTCAAATTATAGTAGATCTCCGCTTGAGCTCCATGGGTTCCCTCCATGGCAGATGAGACTGGCAGAAATCTA TCACGACCGCAGTCGAAGGTACTATCGATCAAGATTAATGTGGCTCCTACCTCGACATATTAAGTCTTCTTTACTGGCTTCAGCGATCACGGTAGAGGAATTTCGGTCCGCTTTGGATCACTTTTCGGGGGTGGAAATGCGCCTCGGAAAGTAG
- a CDS encoding uncharacterized protein (CAZy:PL8), translating to MRAMWFLPASLFYVLLFFSLSVYSETFPPSQSLRSRKTNSYSTSTVTLATASDLGILRQGRIDAIIGSQKNVHIPLWLSLLGEDGKFSDVNYATGCAAQRANWPAQDHWTRLVSMASAWHGGLPNTDEYVRNATLASIISISMNWWFNRDFQNPACLTEGGTSSCPCDSNDQTLWNTNWFSNVIGTPMQVAATCLLMEDALAPSQISNCTHMTARSYGTFQGDFSFLAGANILDIAKIGIDNGVLNQDVSLITDAYQRIHNEVQIQPGIRVDGIKADGSFGQHTGLLYNGNYGKDYTNDVLDLEVAAAGTQFAANATSKSAMELLVDGDSWMIYRNTQTGTLHWDFSALGRFISFPVVDSQATASINLNLTKIGQLGEQWQSDTLTHFSQLSQNTSGVNAGQLVGNRHFYANDYIVHRGSNYVSTVKMFSKRTTNTECTNSQNPLGFHLADGAQYNYIVGDEYEDIAASWDWNLIPGITTDYAATPLNCGKAGAHGIESFVGGASTGTTGLAAMRYTNPNTKSLHFQKAWFFLGDNVQYVMVSNISSTTTADVYSVLDQRRHTGPILVDAEEVRLEENKVTNFTNVSTLWHGGVGYSFETNDAATLSLNVGPKTGNWSGIGISTQPPTTVDLYAAWLHHKTIASSIAYSTFPGTASVDEFMQRKNTAQLHAVQNDGTVSALFDKSSQTIMVVYWATNGGCVVVSDAAVTICSSSNAAVIYDIDSNAVVVSDPSQTLSSVDLKLTTSKGVMAISVTLPTGGEAGKSTSQIVV from the exons ATGAGAGCAATGTGGTTTTTACCCGCTTCGCTCTTTTATGTGCTTCTGTTTTTCTCGTTATCTGTTTATTCGGAAACGTTTCCCCCTTCACAGAGCCTTCGTTCTCGGAAAACTAATTCCTATTCCACGTCTACGGTTACGCTTGCAACTGCATCTGACCTCGGAATATTACGCCAGGGGCGTATAGATGCTATCATCGGCTCTCAGAAAAATGTCCATATTCCATTGTG GCTCTCGTTGCTCGGAGAAGATGGGAAGTTCTCTGACGTCAACTATGCTACTGGATGTGCTGCACAACGTGCAAATTGGCCCGCCCAAGACCATTGGACCCGCTTAG TTAGCATGGCAAGCGCCTGGCACGGTGGCCTCCCAAACACAGACGAATATGTCAGAAACGCGACTCTTGCTTCCATCATCTCTATATCTATGAACTGGTGGTTCAATCGCGACTTTCAGAATCCGGCCTGCTTGACTGAGGGTGGAACATCGTCTTGTCCATGCGATTCCAATGATCAGACCCTGTGGAACACTAACTGGTTTAGCAAT GTCATTGGAACGCCGATGCAGGTTGCAGCGACGTGTTTATTGATGGAGGACGCTTTGGCACCCTCCCAGATTAGCAATTGCACTCATATGACCGCTCGTTCATATGGCACATTCCAGGGAGACTTCAGCTTTCTGGCAGGAGCCAATATTCTTGACATTGCTAAAATTGGCATCGATAATGGGGTCCTCAACCAAGATGTTAGCTTGATTACGGACGCATACCAAAGAATACACAACGAAGTACAGATTCAACCTGGTATAAGGGTTGACGGCATCAAAGCTGATGGTAGTTTTGG ACAACACACCGGTTTACTTTACAACGGAAACTACGGAAAAGACTA TACCAATGATGTCCTTGACCTGGAAGTCGCTGCTGCTGGAACTCAGTTTGCAGCGAATGCGACTTCCAAGAGTGCCATGGAACTGCTTGTTGACGGCGATTCATGGATGATCTATCGCAATACACAGACAGGGACTTTACATTGGGACTTC TCAGCACTTGGGCGATTCATTAGCTTTCCCGTCGTGGATTCTCA AGCGACTGCAAGCATCAATCTCAACCTTACCAAAATCGGTCAACTGGGAGAGCAATGGCAATCTGATACCCTGACACACTTTTCACAATTATCTCAAAATACCTCAGGTGTCAATGCTGGGCAGCTCGTTGGAAATAGACATTTTTACGCCAATGATTATATT GTACACAGAGGAAGTAATTATGTCTCGACGGTGAAGATGTTCTCAAAGCGGACCACGAACACCGAGTGTACGAACTCGCAGAAT CCTCTGGGTTTCCACTTGGCGGATGGTGCTCAGTACAACTACATTGTTGGTGACGAGTACGAAGACATAGCTGCTTCATGGGACTGGAATCTTATTCCAGGAATCACGACCGATTACGCGGCCACACCTCTCAATTGCGGAAAAGCTGGGGCTCATGGCATAGAAAGTTTCGTTGGCGGGGCCTCCACTGGTACAACTGGTCTCGCTGCAATGCGCTACACCAACCCTAATACCAAATCGCTACACTTCCAGAAGGCATGGTTCTTCCTAGGTGATAACGTGCAATATGTCATGGTTTCGAACATAAGTTCGACCACAACGGCTGATGTGTATTCTGTTCTCGACCAAAGGCGTCATACTGGTCCCATATTGGTCGACGCCGAAGAAGTCAGGTTGGAGGAGAATAAAGTAACCAATTTCACCAACGTCAGCACGTTATGGCACGGCGGGGTCGGTTACAGCTTCGAGACCAATGATGCGGCCACATTGTCCTTAAATGTTGGACCGAAGACGGGGAACTGGTCTGGTATTGGCATCTCCACACAGCCTCCTACGACCGTCGATCTATACGCTGCATGGCTTCACCACAAAACGATAGCCTCCTCGATCGCGTATTCTACATTCCCCGGAACAGCAAGCGTGGATGAATTTATGCAGAGAAAAAACACTGCACAGCTGCATGCCGTCCAGAATGACGGAACCGTATCAGCTTTATTTGATAAGTCATCGCAGACTATCATGGTTGTGTACTGGGCAACAAATGGTGGTTGTGTTGTCGTGAGCGACGCGGCTGTCACCATTTGTTCGAGCTCCAACGCTGCTGTCATTTATGATATCGACAGTAATGCCGTTGTTGTTTCGGATCCTTCGCAGACTCTGTCCTCGGTGGACCTCAAGCTCACGACTTCTAAGGGTGTTATGGCAATCTCTGTCACTCTTCCAACGGGGGGAGAAGCAGGGAAGAGCACATCTCAGATAGTTGTATAG
- a CDS encoding uncharacterized protein (MEROPS:MER0011224), with translation MFSRSIRATRLISTRRLISGHARFYARPVNTPNQQSSSTEPSQSKSNEPTEDKSHKGESSVSAEQAENQGENDIKPQKGEKTEKESLPRTLEGFFQRVQQQANRIEQEGRRLEQDESKKEQSDKGSGDHKSSKKPPPPPPNGGNGFNTAINWITGLAITHFIFSNTSASNSKEITWQEFRTAFLDKGLVDKLTVINGNKVRVALHSNATGTMYPTANVGHGDYYFSIGSVEAFERKLDEAQKELGIPSHERIPVAYTDEVSAFRVLLEFAPTVAVIGFLYWLSRRGSGGGSGLFNIGKSRAKLFDKETQVKVQFKDVAGMDEAKEEIMEFVQFLKEPHKYEKLGAKIPRGAILSGPPGTGKTLLAKATAGEASVPFLSVSGSEFVEMFVGVGSSRVRDLFASARKHAPCIIFVDEIDAIGKTREKGRSFGGNDERESTLNQLLVEMDGFGTHEHIVVLAGTNRPDVLDPALMRPGRFDRHIVIDRPDVSGRKGIFRVHLRPLKLHESIGDIDSLAQKLAVLTPGFSGADIANVCNEAALRAARRGAESIYNNHFDDAIERVIVGLEKKSRLLSPHEKKTVAYHEAGHAVAGWFLEHADPVLKVSIIPRGNGALGYAQYLPPDRYLLSSPQLGDQICVTLGGRVSEEIFFGVENITSGAQDDLQKITRYAFEACANYGMNEVIGPVSYGGDRGAKEGWNKPFSEKTAETIDSEVRKMITSMYDRTRKLLTDHKEDVENVAKLLLEKEVLTREDMIRLLGKRPFTGREDDMDKWLDENRNSGVTAPEPRSEPSPPPTEDNPLPGSPAVASKSLN, from the exons ATGTTCTCTCGGTCTATCAGGGCTACTCGTCTTATATCTACACGGAGACTCATCAGTGGCCATGCACGGTTCTATGCACGACCAGTAAATACCCCAAATCAACAGTCGTCTTCCACCGAACCCTCCCAGTCGAAGTCCAATGAGCCCACAGAGGATAAGTCTCATAAAGGGGAGTCATCTGTATCCGCAGAGCAGGCCGAAAACCAGGGAGAGAATGATATAAAGCCTCAGAAAGGTGAAAAGACTGAGAAGGAATCTCTTCCTCGAACTCTTGAAGGTTTTTTCCAGCGTGTACAGCAGCAGGCAAATCGTATAGAACAGGAGGGCCGTCGTCTGGAACAGGATGAGAGTAAGAAGGAGCAATCCGACAAAGGATCCGGAGACCATAAATCTTCCAagaaaccaccaccaccaccccccAACGGGGGCAACGGTTTCAATACTGCCATAAATTGGATAACAGGTCTCGCTATCACTCATTTCATTTTCTCCAATACTTCCGCATCAAATTCAAAAGAAATCACATGGCAAGAGTTTCGCACCGCTTTCCTCGACAAAGGCTTGGTTGACAAGCTGACGGTCATCAATGGAAATAAAGTCCGAGTCGCACTACATTCTAATGCTACTGGAACCATGTACCCGACTGCCAATGTCGGACATGGTGACTATTACTTCTCTATCGGTAGTGTGGAAGCTTTTGAACGCAAGCTTGACGAGGCCCAGAAGGAGCTCGGCATTCCTAGCCACGAGCGGATACCAGTCGCATACACGGACGAGGTCTCCGCGTTCCGAGTCCTTCTCGAATTCGCACCTACGGTAGCCGTGATCGGATTCTTGTATTGGTTGTCACGGAGAGGTAGTGGCGGTGGCAGTGGACTATTCAATATAGGAAAAAGTCGTGCGAAGCTGTTTGACAAGGAAACGCAAGTGAAGGTCCAATTCAAGGACGTTGCTGGGATGGATGAGGCCAAAGAAGAGATTATGGAATTCGTTCAGTTCTTGAAGGAGCCCCACAAATACGAGAAGTTGGGAGCTAAAATCCCCCGGGGGGCTATTCTGTCCGGTCCTCCAGGAACAGGAAAGACACTATTGGCAAAGGCAACAGCAGGTGAAGCATCGGTTCCCTTTTTATCCGTATCTGGATCGGAGTTCGTCGAGATGTTCGTCGGTGTTGGTTCATCTCGGGTTCGCGACCTGTTCGCTTCAGCACGGAAGCACGCACCCTGCATTATCTTTGTCGATGAAATCGATGCTATCGGAAAGACGCGGGAGAAAGGACGAAGCTTTGGTGGCAATGATGAACGGGAGTCTACTCTCAATCAGCTTTTGGTGGAGATGGACGGATTTGGCACGCATGAACACATTGTCGTTCTGGCAGGAACCAATCGTCCCGACGTCCTGGACCCCGCCCTCATGCGTCCTGGTCGTTTCGACAGACATATAGTCATTGACCGACCCGATGTCTCTGGACGTAAGGGTATCTTCCGGGTTCACTTACGCCCACTCAAGTTGCACGAGTCTATCGGGGACATCGACTCTTTGGCACAAAAGTTGGCGGTACTCACGCCTGGTTTCTCGGGAGCGGATATTGCAAACGTGTGCAATGAAGCTGCGCTTCGTGCCGCAAGACGTGGAGCCGAATCTATCTATAATAATCATTTCGACGACGCAATAGAGCGTGTCATAGTTGgtttggagaagaagagccGGTTGTTGAGCCCCCATGAGAAGAAGACTGTAGCATACCATGAAGCTGGTCATGCTGTTGCAGGATGGTTTCTGGAACATGCCGATCCTGTTTTGAAGGTCAGCATCATTCCTCGAGGTAACGGTGCGTTGGGTTATGCGCAG TACCTGCCTCCCGACAGATACCTTCTCTCTAGCCCACAGCTTGGTGACCAGATATGTGTCACCCTTGGGGGTCGTGTCTCTGAAGAGATCTTTTTCGGAGTCGAAAACATCACGAGCGGTGCTCAAGACGACCTACAAAAGATCACTCGTTATGCATTCGAAGCTTGTGCTAACTACGGAATGAACGAAGTGATCGGACCTGTCAGCTATGGCGGCGATCGGGGAGCAAAGGAGGGATGGAACAAGCCTTTCAGCGAGAAGACTGCGGAGACCATCGATAGCGAAGTAAGAAAAATGATCAC GAGCATGTACGACCGGACGCGGAAGTTGCTCACTGACCATAAAGAAGATGTGGAGAACGTTGCAAAGCTTCTTCTTGAGAAGGAAGTCCTGACAAG AGAGGATATGATCAGACTCCTAGGAAAGCGACCGTTTACTGGACGCGAGGACGACATGGACAAATGGTTAGATGAGAACCGAAATAGTGGCGTTACTGCGCCCGAACCTCGTTCAGAACCGTCTCCACCACCGACTGAGGATAATCCTCTTCCAGGTTCTCCTGCCGTTGCATCTAAGTCTCTGAACTGA
- a CDS encoding uncharacterized protein (BUSCO:EOG092621YU), which produces MSSSGLAVEEIKSLSEAHPKPADIQFQYGTAGFRTLGSVLDSVMFRVGIIAGLRSKKCDGRTVGVMVTASHNPEPDNGVKLVDPKGEMLEASWESYATRLANATTNDEVIKTIESIVETAKIDLSKPAKVVYARDTRPSGPTLVSALEDGFKAIGVEPRNAGVTTTPVLHYLVRAINTKGERCSYGEDSEEGYFSKLGDAFKKLVTGRPAASPLIIDCANGVGAPAAEKLSELLGNSLPIILENTDITTKDVLNNGCGADYVKTSQKLPPSLANKLQPGQRACSLDGDADRLIYFYLDNRGAFHMLDGDKIAALVAAFIVELVKLAGLEGLIKVGVVQTAYANGASTKYLSERLPVKCVPTGVKHLHHAAERYDVGVYFEANGHGTVLFSQVTMETLAQHQPLSPAQSRALEHLISLTELINQTVGDALSDMLLVEVVLSYKSYSGIEWDSLYVDLPNRLVKVVVADRNAFKTEDAERRLVSPEGLQQKIEGLMNRYQSGRSFVRPSGTEDVVRVYAEAAIKSQADELAFRVAGLVYDEAGGDPANRPKEFL; this is translated from the exons ATGTCCTCGAGCGGTCTCGCAGtggaagaaatcaaatcTCTCAGTGAAGCCCACCCAAAGCCTGCAGATATTCAATTTCAGTATGGAACAGCTGGCTTCAGGACGCT TGGGAGTGTCCTCGACTCGGTCATGTTTCGCGTGGGTATCATCGCTGGACTCAGAAGCAAGAAGTGTGATGGCCGGACAGTCGGCGTAATGGTCACTGCTTCTCACAATCCAGAGCCA GACAATGGCGTGAAGCTTGTGGATCCGAAAGGAGAAATGTTGGAAGCCTCTTGGGAAAGCTATGCAACCAGGCTAGCCAATGCAACTACCAACGATGAAGTCATCAAAACTATAGAGTCGATTGTAGAGACAGCCAAAATTGACCTGTCAAAACCTGCAAAAGTTGTGTACGCCAGGGATACGCGTCCCTCGGGACCTACACTCGTATCTGCGCTAGAGGATGGCTTCAAGGCTATTGGTGTGGAACCTCGTAACGCAGGCGTAACCACTACCCCCGTGCTCCATTACCTTGTGCGCGCAATCAACACAAAAGGAGAGCGATGCAGTTATGGGGAAGATTCAGAGGAAGGATACTTCAGCAAACTCGGGGACGCGTTTAAGAAGCTCGTG ACAGGAAGGCCCGCCGCCTCCCCCTTGATCATTGATTGCGCTAACGGGGTCGGTGCCCCAGCCGCTGAGAAGCTCTCCGAATTATTGGGAAACTCACTACCAATTATCTTGGAAAACACCGACATCACGACAAAGGATGTTTTGAATAACGGGTGTGGTGCCGACTACGTGAAGACTTCCCAGAAGCTGCCCCCATCGTTGGCCAATAAGCTGCAGCCAGGACAACGTGCATGCAGTTTGGATGGTGACGCAGACCGTCTCATCTACTTTTACCTAGATAACAGAGGCGCTTTCCACATGTTAGACGGCGATAAAATTGCTGCTCTTGTCGCGGCTTTCATTGTAGAACTTGTGAAACTTGCGGGGCTGGAGGGGTTGATTAAAGTTGGCGTCGTTCAGACCGCGTACGCCAATGGTGCGTCGACTAAATATCTATCGGAG CGTTTACCAGTAAAATGTGTACCGACGGGTGTCAAACATTTGCATCACGCTGCCGAGCGCTACGACGTTGGCGTTTACTTCGAAGCCAACGGACACGGTACAGTTCTTTTCTCCCAAGTCACGATGGAGACATTGGCCCAGCATCAGCCTTTATCCCCTGCTCAATCCAGGGCGCTGGAACATTTGATCAGTCTCACAGAGTTGATCAACCAAACCGTTGGAGATGCTCTTTCTGATATGCTTCTTGTCGAGGTCGTTCTATCCTATAAATCCTACAGCGGGATAGAATGGGATTCGCTTTACGTTGATCTACCCAATCGCCTCGTCAAGGTGGTAGTGGCCGATCGAAATGCTTTCAAGACCGAGGACGCCGAGCGTCGACTGGTGTCTCCCGAAGGTTTGCAACAGAAGATTGAAGGTCTCATGAATCGCTACCAGAGCGGCCGTTCCTTCGTTAGGCCCAGTGGCACTGAAGATGTGGTCAGAGTTTATGCCGAAGCAGCGATCAAGTCTCAGGCCGATG AACTTGCATTCCGGGTCGCTGGTCTGGTTTACGACGAAGCTGGTGGCGACCCAGCCAATCGACCAAAGGAATTCTTGTAG
- the SEC17 gene encoding vesicular-fusion protein S17 (BUSCO:EOG09263X22), with translation MPSKSPAQVLLEKADKKANSSSGWFSSSTTKFEEAGDLYQQAANSFKLEKLFREAGDAFAREAECRENCKETNEAANAWWNAAKAYKRGYPDLAIQALGQTITHLTKSGRFRQAADREKEIGQIYLQEHNDLRKACESYVRAGDWYAQEDAASTANACYKDAADLHADLEEYPQAIARYEIVADHSLSSALTKYSVKEYWLRAGLCALAMNDPVIAKRNLQKYSNQDATFPSTREAKFLAALLQAYEGGDVEAFTGAVFDFDQVTKLDNWKTNILLKIKKLVQDGEIGLA, from the exons ATGCCATCAAAATCTCCTGCTCAGGTTCTCCTCGAGAAGGCAGACAAGAAAGCCAACTCATCCTCTGGTTGGTTCTCTTCGAGCACGACCAAGTTCGAAGAAGCCGGTGATCTTTATCAACAAGCGGCTAACTCGTTCAAATTGGAGAAGTTGTTCAGGGAAGCAGGAGACGCTTTTGCAAGGGAAGCCGAGTGTCGTGAGAACTGCAAGGAGACCAATGAGGCTGCTAATGCTTGGTGGAATGCTGCGAAGGCTTATAAGCGAGGTTATCCTGACC TCGCAATCCAGGCATTGGGTCAAACCATAACACATCTCACCAAGAGTGGCCGCTTCCGTCAAGCAGCAGATAGAGAGAAAGAAATTGGTCAAATTTACCTGCAGGAACACAACGATCTTCGCAAAGCTTGCGAAAGCTATGTTCGCGCAGGAGATTGGTATGCGCAAGAAGACGCTGCTTC GACTGCGAATGCTTGCTACAAGGACGCCGCCGATCTCCATGCCGATCTCGAAGAGTACCCTCAGGCGATAGCCCGATATGAGATTGTGGCCGACCATTCATTATCTTCGGCGTTGACCAAGTACAGCGTCAAGGAATACTGGTTACGTGCTGGGCTATGTGCCCTAGCCATGAAC GATCCTGTGATCGCGAAGCGGAACTTGCAGAAGTATTCTAATCAGGATGCTACATTTCCTTCCACCCGGGAAGCCAAATTCCTTGCCGCCCTGCTTCAGGCTTACGAAGGGGGTGACGTGGAAGCATTCACAGGCGCAGTATTCGACTTCGATCAAGTAACCAAGCTAGATAACTGGAAGACCAACATACTTTTGAAGATTAAGAAGCTTGTCCAAGATGGAGAAATCGGATTAGCTTAG
- the RAB4B gene encoding Ras- protein Rab-4B, with amino-acid sequence MFILVIVKDHSQHTIGVEFSSRTIKLGEKRIKLQLWDTAGQERFRSVTRSYYRGAAGAILVYDITNRDSFINLSRWLADARALGSPHLVTVLVGNKLDREEERQVEWAEASKWAAENDVHFLEASSLTGDNVEAPFMLAARSILLSIESGILDPEKAGSGVSYGDRALRRVNSSSRLSFGSLSGGRRRSVKLNKMKNWIPGSRCC; translated from the exons ATGTTTATTCTTGTGATAGTCAAGGACCACTCGCAACACACAATAGGCGTCGAGTTCTCAAGCCGTACCATCAAGCTGGGGGAAAAACGGATTAAGTTGCAA CTCTGGGATACTGCTGGTCAAGAACGTTTTCG TTCCGTTACTCGAAGCTATTACCGCGGTGCTGCAGGTGCAATCTTAGTATACGACATCACGAA CCGAGATTCTTTCATCAACTTGTCTCGATGGCTTGCTGACGCACGTGCCCTTGGAAGCCCTCACCTCGTAACTGTTCTGGTGGGAAACAAGCTGGATCGTGAAGAGGAACGTCAAGTGGAATGGGCCGAAGCTAGTAAATGGGCGGCTGAGAATG ACGTACATTTTCTTGAAGCGTCTTCTCTCACAGGAGACAATGTTGAAGCTCCATTCATGCTAGCTGCACGCTCCATTTTACTTTCCATAGAGTCCGGGATACTTGATCCTGAAAAGGCTGGTAGTGGCGTCAGTTATGGGGACCGGGCGTTGCGAAGGGTCAACAGTTCCAGCAGATTAAGCTTTGGCAGCCTCAGCGGTGGGCGAAGGAGGTCTGTGAAATTGAATAAGATGAAAAATTGGATACCAGGCTCTCGTTGCTGTTAA